A genome region from Triticum aestivum cultivar Chinese Spring chromosome 2B, IWGSC CS RefSeq v2.1, whole genome shotgun sequence includes the following:
- the LOC123041136 gene encoding cyclin-D6-1 isoform X2 has translation MDMPGEDEYVYGYEYEFDLENPFTSPADEPIASLLDAEAHHAPSVSAAASAVRRDAARFISKVRYDGELAVHPRVAYLALNYVDRFLSKGQLPFERKPWAPRLLAISCLSIAAKMQRVDAISMDYIQRDEEFMFDAVTIRRMERVVLGALEWRARSVTPLAFLGFFLSACFPPPRHPALLDAVKERAVDLLLRAQPEVKMAEFSPSVVAASALLAAAGEIAVAHLPAFQAAVAACPFEKLRECGEVMAAVCGVVGVGVGVGPAASADTPVTVLGHGHYRSASSESDRTVGSAANVADAKKRCMGPPSQWG, from the exons ATGGACATGCCGGGGGAGGACGAGTACGTCTACGGCTACGAGTACGAGTTCGACCTGGAGAACCCCTTCACCAGCCCCGCCGATGAGCCGATCGCCAGCCTCCTCGACGCCGAGGCCCACCACGCGCcctccgtgtccgccgccgcctccgccgtccgcCGCGACGCCGCCCGATTCATCTCCAAG GTGCGGTACGACGGGGAGCTCGCTGTGCACCCGCGGGTGGCCTACCTCGCGCTCAACTACGTGGATCGCTTCCTCTCCAAGGGCCAATTGCCG TTCGAGCGCAAGCCATGGGCGCCGCGGCTGCTCGCCATCAGCTGCCTCTCCATCGCCGCCAAGATGCAGCGCGTCGACGCAATCTCCATGGACTACATCCAA AGGGACGAGGAGTTCATGTTCGACGCGGTGACCATCCGGCGCATGGAGCGGGTGGTGCTGGGCGCGCTGGAGTGGCGCGCGCGCTCCGTTACGCCGCTCGCCTTCCTCGGCTTCTTCCTCTCGGCGTGCTTCCCTCCTCCGCGGCACCCAGCCCTGCTCGACGCCGTCAAGGAGcgcgccgtcgacctcctcctccGCGCCCAGCCCG AGGTGAAGATGGCGGAGTTCTCGCCGTCCGTGGTGGCCGCGTCGGCGCTGCTGGCCGCCGCCGGAGAGATCGCCGTCGCCCACCTCCCCGCCTTCCAAGCCGCCGTGGCCGCTTGCCCCTTT GAGAAGCTACGGGAGTGCGGCGAGGTGATGGCGGCAGTCTGCGGCgtggtcggcgtcggcgtcggcgtcggacCGGCGGCGAGCGCTGACACGCCGGTGACGGTCCTCGGGCACGGCCACTACCGCAGCGCCAGCTCGGAGAGCGACCGGACCGTCGGATCGGCGGCCAACGTCGCCGATGCCAAGAAGCGATGCATGGGCCCACCTTCCCAGTGGGGGTAG
- the LOC123041136 gene encoding cyclin-D6-1 isoform X1 produces MDMPGEDEYVYGYEYEFDLENPFTSPADEPIASLLDAEAHHAPSVSAAASAVRRDAARFISKVRYDGELAVHPRVAYLALNYVDRFLSKGQLPFERKPWAPRLLAISCLSIAAKMQRVDAISMDYIQRDEEFMFDAVTIRRMERVVLGALEWRARSVTPLAFLGFFLSACFPPPRHPALLDAVKERAVDLLLRAQPEVKMAEFSPSVVAASALLAAAGEIAVAHLPAFQAAVAACPFVNSEKLRECGEVMAAVCGVVGVGVGVGPAASADTPVTVLGHGHYRSASSESDRTVGSAANVADAKKRCMGPPSQWG; encoded by the exons ATGGACATGCCGGGGGAGGACGAGTACGTCTACGGCTACGAGTACGAGTTCGACCTGGAGAACCCCTTCACCAGCCCCGCCGATGAGCCGATCGCCAGCCTCCTCGACGCCGAGGCCCACCACGCGCcctccgtgtccgccgccgcctccgccgtccgcCGCGACGCCGCCCGATTCATCTCCAAG GTGCGGTACGACGGGGAGCTCGCTGTGCACCCGCGGGTGGCCTACCTCGCGCTCAACTACGTGGATCGCTTCCTCTCCAAGGGCCAATTGCCG TTCGAGCGCAAGCCATGGGCGCCGCGGCTGCTCGCCATCAGCTGCCTCTCCATCGCCGCCAAGATGCAGCGCGTCGACGCAATCTCCATGGACTACATCCAA AGGGACGAGGAGTTCATGTTCGACGCGGTGACCATCCGGCGCATGGAGCGGGTGGTGCTGGGCGCGCTGGAGTGGCGCGCGCGCTCCGTTACGCCGCTCGCCTTCCTCGGCTTCTTCCTCTCGGCGTGCTTCCCTCCTCCGCGGCACCCAGCCCTGCTCGACGCCGTCAAGGAGcgcgccgtcgacctcctcctccGCGCCCAGCCCG AGGTGAAGATGGCGGAGTTCTCGCCGTCCGTGGTGGCCGCGTCGGCGCTGCTGGCCGCCGCCGGAGAGATCGCCGTCGCCCACCTCCCCGCCTTCCAAGCCGCCGTGGCCGCTTGCCCCTTTGTAAATAGC GAGAAGCTACGGGAGTGCGGCGAGGTGATGGCGGCAGTCTGCGGCgtggtcggcgtcggcgtcggcgtcggacCGGCGGCGAGCGCTGACACGCCGGTGACGGTCCTCGGGCACGGCCACTACCGCAGCGCCAGCTCGGAGAGCGACCGGACCGTCGGATCGGCGGCCAACGTCGCCGATGCCAAGAAGCGATGCATGGGCCCACCTTCCCAGTGGGGGTAG